The genomic interval CAACGCTTCATGATTATTATTATCATAAGCATTTGCAAAGTATTACAAAAGCAATATCACTCATACATGTTAGACAAACGAAAAAGTTTGCACACCTTCGACTGTTCCATGTCTCTCCCAATATACCTGCTGTTGATGTATATGTAAATGAAATGCGGATTCTACAAAACTTCACTTACAAAAACGCGAGTGACTATTTGTCCTTGCCAGCCGGAACGTATCAAATTGATATATATCCTGAGGGAACAACAACCTCCACCATTGCTAGCCAAAAGCTAAAACTAGAAGCCAATCAATATTATACCGGGGCAATTGCTAAAAGACCAAAAGAAGTAAAACTTGTTACGCTAAAAGATTCCCCAGCTGTCCCTAATGGTGAAGCAGCGTTTCGCTTTGTTCATCTAGCCTCTGATATCGAAGCAGTAGATATTGCTGTGAAAAACGGTGATATTGTTTTCGATCAACTTACACCCGAACACGCAAGCTCATACTTACCTGTCTATCCTATCAAAGTCAATCTTGAAATTCGACCAACTGGAACAAAAGAGCTCATTCGTTCCTTGCCAAAGACTCACTTTCTAGTCAATCAAGCCACATCTTTCTATATTGTCAGTACAAATACAAATAATGAAACGACTGAATTAGCAGTCCTCTCTCTTACACCTTAGAAAACGAAACATAGCAACACTCTCTTTATCCGCAAACTCCAAGCTACCTATCGTTTCACCATAACAAAAAACCGGGATATCCCGGTTTTTTGTTATGGCTGAACAGAAGGCACTGTCAATAAAAATGAAATGTCATTGTGTTCTAAATCAAATTTTTTGGCCTTTACACGTACATCGCTTTTCAATTTCATTTCTTGTAGCGAGACATAAATCCTTTGCTCCTTCGGCTGAATGGTAACCCAATCAGGCGTTTTATAACGCTTATTAATAAAGTTCATTACATAGGATACAGGAAGGTTCATCTCACCAACAGAAATTGACTCTTGCTTGAGAACCAAATCGCCATTTTCTTGAGCAATCGGCTTAAACGTTAATTTCAAATCTACTTCACGATTAAAGAAAGGCATCTTTCCATACAATTCAACTTCATCGGTTAAATATACTTCATAATGAAATCCTCCAGTTAGCCCTTCCTTATCTAAATATTGATTGATTAATTGATTCAAATCATCTCGTGTTGTGTGTACTTGAAATTGAATATCCTCTTCCTTACTTGACTTATTGCTAATCTCTTCACCTTTAATGGGCCAATTAATTAAAATCAACATAAAGCTAATGACAAGGATATTACAGGCTAATAAAACAATAAATAACTTTTTCCATTTCTCACCTGTCATTATTGTGGTTCATCCCCTCTAATGCTTGCTGCTTCTAGGGTCTCTCTTCCCAATGTGGCAACTTCCATATTGTTATATATTCTCGTCGCAATTAATTCATAACCGCGGTCGTTTGGATGAAAGTAATCCTCCGTATAGAGCAAATCTTCTGTTGTATTTTGAAAAATGTCTTCTATCGAAATAAAGTAAGCCGAATCATACTTAGATACAATTTTTTCACCGCTATTATTCCAATCGGCAATAATCATATCAAGCTCATATAAATCTGCAAATATCTTCGTATATGGGTTATACACTCCAACTAAATATATTTGTGCTGACTTATTATACGTCCGTATTTTATCAAAAATTTTCCTCAAACGATCTTCATAACCGATTTTAGCGGTTTCAAACTGCTCCATTTCTAAATTGGTGAAATTTTGTTTAAATACCTTCATAATATCATTCCCACCAATCGTTACGACAATGGAATCAGCCTGCTCAATATGTTCACGAATCTCTTTTTTATCCAATCGCTTCAACAATTGATCCGTTCGGTTACCTCGTACACCATAATTGATCATCTCTACAGCTGTAATAGTCGGCTCTTTTTCTAACTTCTTTTTTAGATAGGGTAAGTAGCCTCCATTATCTTTGCTATCTCCAACCCCTTGTGTTAATGAATCACCTACCGACACAATTTGAATCGGATCAGGGAAAAACCGTGAAGGAATCTCTTGCTTCTTACTTAATTCCGTCAGATGCTGGTACTGTTCCAAAGGTTGCGTTGAGACCGTTTGACTTTGACTGCATCCACTGATTAAGAATAGACATATAAGAAGACAGGTGATGATATATTTCATCGCTCTCACCTTCCTTTAAAATATTATATCATGAAAAAAACGGGATTTTATAAAGAAAAAACCTTGTTTCAAAATGAAAATTTTTGTATAACTTTAGCTTTTACTAGGCTTTTTCAAAACATGCTTCTAAACATAAAAAAAAACAGGTCCGCATGTGGACCTGTTTAACGACTTTGTAGTATTTTAATATGCTGTATAATATCTTCAAACGGAATGTCCTCAAGACCTGTATACTCTTGAACAATTTTCCCCTCTTGATTCAGTAAATAAAAAGAGGTGCCATGAATAACTTGATCTTCACCTTTTGGCTTTACTGCTAACGTCCCAAAGCCTGTCTTCGCAAATTGAATAATCTCATCTTGTTGATACCCCGTCAAGAAATGCCAATTTGAATAATCTACACCGAATTGATCAGCGTACTTTTTTAACACATCTGGCTTATCTACTTCTGGGTCAACGGAAAAAGAAACGAATTCAACATCCTTTATACCCTCATCCTTGAGCATCTTCTGCAGCTTGACCATATTGGATGTCATCGGAAAACAAACCGTCTCACACGATGTAAAAATAAAATCAGCCATCCATACTTTCCCTTTTAAATCACTTTTCTCCAGACTCTTTCCTTCTTGAGTTGTAAAACTGAAATCCTGAATATCTCGGTTCTGTTCATTTGGTATTTCATTAGAGCTACAGGCTGATAACGTCAACAAAACTATGACCAGCATAATAAATAGTTGCTGTCTCCCCATCTTTTCTCCGCCCTTTCAGCTTGTCTAATCAATCCCAATAATACATAATGGCTAATGCACCTTCCCCAGCATGGGTACTAATGACCGGAGTTGTGTCGTCCATCGTAATAGTCTGAAGCCCAGTCAATTCCATAATTGCTTTTCCAATTTTATCGCCAAGCTCCCTATTATTTGCGTGGGCAATCCCAATTCCTGTTAGTTGTTTCCCTTCCATATCTTGTTTAAATTGATTCACAACGTACTTAACAATTTGTGAATGACTTCTTGCCTTTGAAACCGGATGAAGTACACCGTCTTCTAAAACAGCAATCGGTTTAATATTTAACAAAGAACCAATTAAGCCTGTCATCTTGCCAATTCGTCCGCCTTTAATTAAGTTTTCCAGCGTATCAATACTAATCGTTAATCTCGTATTACTGCGAATCGTCTCCAAACGTTCGATAATTTCTGCTACTGATTTACCCTCTTTAGCCATTTTTGCTGCTTCAATTACCTGAAAACTTAACGCTTTTGAAATAAATTTCGAATCAATAACCGTTACCTTCGCATCTGTCATACTTGCAGCACTTTCCGCTGAACGCACTGTCCCGCTCATACCACCAGTCATATGGATCGAAATAATTTCACTCCCATCTGCTCCTAATTCATCATATATTTGAGCAAATGTACCAACAGCTGGCTGAGAACTCTTTGGTAATTCTTTTGATTTTCTCATCCGGGCTAGAAATTCATTGGATCCTATTTCCACTTTATCTAAAAACGTTTCTCCATCAATAGAAATAGATAGCGGGACCATTGTAATATCATACTTCTCTAATTCTTCTAATGTCATATCTGTTGTTGAATCTGTTACTATTTTTACTTTTTTCATTAAAACACATCCTAGTTCACATTTCTGTCTAGACCATTCAAATCAATCACTAGCATGTAGATTCTATCTATTAAGCCTATTCATTTTTTCTATGATAACGATTACAAAACACATGTAAAGACTGTCCATCCCCAGTTATAAAAGAACCTTTACTTAGGCTCTTCTAAACCACTGACTGTGAATAGACAGTCCTTGTTTAAGCATTATTAATCAAATCCTCAGCGAAAAGCTTACGATAAACCGGCCACTTAAGAACGGTTGCTAAATACTGTTTGAAGGAATATATTACTATACTTTCATTCTTCTTAAAAACTTGCTCTGTGAAAACCTTTAACCTGATATGTACCATAAAATAATTAGGATCGTCAGGTAATAAAACTGATATATCCGTAATCATCACCTTTTGTCCAAGATAATTTTTGAACTCTAGGGATTTAAGCAACAAACTATCAATCCTCTTTTTTATCCGATTGTCTTCATTATACACAAAATAAATAAAAGGATAAAATATTGTGTATTTAAACGTAGAAGAAATCAATTTAGCACTTCTAAATCCGTACACCCCAAGATACTAAAAATGTTGGAAGATTGATTAGGGCAGTCTCCTCGCTTATAAATCTAGGGGGGCAATCAATTGATAGACATACTTAACGGGCAGTAAGACCCCCACCTCAAGCTTATGAGAAAACAAAGAAGATAGGTGGGGGACAACTGCCCTCATCTAGTTGCGGCTCCTAGCCCCTCGAGGTCATAAGCTGTCATGCTCTGTGGCAAACTGCGCCACGCCGCATTTCATCTTATGCTTGTCGGGGCTGAACAGTCGCCTCACTTTTGTAGTAAAGGTCCGATTGGTGAGATATAGTGAAACTTACCTTTGCGATTTTCAAAGGTAAGCTTTCACCAATCAGGTTCGTACGGTCACTTGATTGAAGCGAAGCGGAGATCTTAGTGACCGTAGAACGTGACTAACCATCAGTGGGGGATAAAGAAAAACCCCCACTGATGGAAGTTTCACTTTATTGCATATCTTCTCCCTGACTATATTCTGCTTCAGCCGCTGCTTCCCTTTTTTGACGCCGCTTAAAGACAATTTTAGACAGCGATATACTAATTTCATATAGAAGTAACAACGGTACAATCACAACGAAGTCTGACATAAAATCTGGAGGGGTTATACAAACAGCAATGACTACAAGAACAAAATAAGCATATTTTCTAATTTTATGAAGCACATAAGGATTTAAAATTCCGATAGAGGTTAAAAACATAATGACAACAGGGAGCTCGAATAATACAGCAAAAGGAATGGTCATGTGAAAAACAAACTTAAAATACTTCTCAGCCGTGAAGTTCGTTAAAAACATGTCTCCACCTAAATCAAGTAAGAACTGATAAATCATCGGAAAAATAATAAAGTATCCGAAGGCAAGTCCCGCTACAAACAATATAAATAAAGCTGGTATGTACGCTAATG from Peribacillus asahii carries:
- a CDS encoding DUF4397 domain-containing protein; protein product: MSYESHNHYLQKATKYDLLSHFYKYSNPTLHDYYYHKHLQSITKAISLIHVRQTKKFAHLRLFHVSPNIPAVDVYVNEMRILQNFTYKNASDYLSLPAGTYQIDIYPEGTTTSTIASQKLKLEANQYYTGAIAKRPKEVKLVTLKDSPAVPNGEAAFRFVHLASDIEAVDIAVKNGDIVFDQLTPEHASSYLPVYPIKVNLEIRPTGTKELIRSLPKTHFLVNQATSFYIVSTNTNNETTELAVLSLTP
- a CDS encoding YpmS family protein, whose amino-acid sequence is MTGEKWKKLFIVLLACNILVISFMLILINWPIKGEEISNKSSKEEDIQFQVHTTRDDLNQLINQYLDKEGLTGGFHYEVYLTDEVELYGKMPFFNREVDLKLTFKPIAQENGDLVLKQESISVGEMNLPVSYVMNFINKRYKTPDWVTIQPKEQRIYVSLQEMKLKSDVRVKAKKFDLEHNDISFLLTVPSVQP
- a CDS encoding SGNH/GDSL hydrolase family protein, with the protein product MKYIITCLLICLFLISGCSQSQTVSTQPLEQYQHLTELSKKQEIPSRFFPDPIQIVSVGDSLTQGVGDSKDNGGYLPYLKKKLEKEPTITAVEMINYGVRGNRTDQLLKRLDKKEIREHIEQADSIVVTIGGNDIMKVFKQNFTNLEMEQFETAKIGYEDRLRKIFDKIRTYNKSAQIYLVGVYNPYTKIFADLYELDMIIADWNNSGEKIVSKYDSAYFISIEDIFQNTTEDLLYTEDYFHPNDRGYELIATRIYNNMEVATLGRETLEAASIRGDEPQ
- a CDS encoding SCO family protein yields the protein MGRQQLFIMLVIVLLTLSACSSNEIPNEQNRDIQDFSFTTQEGKSLEKSDLKGKVWMADFIFTSCETVCFPMTSNMVKLQKMLKDEGIKDVEFVSFSVDPEVDKPDVLKKYADQFGVDYSNWHFLTGYQQDEIIQFAKTGFGTLAVKPKGEDQVIHGTSFYLLNQEGKIVQEYTGLEDIPFEDIIQHIKILQSR
- a CDS encoding DegV family protein, producing the protein MKKVKIVTDSTTDMTLEELEKYDITMVPLSISIDGETFLDKVEIGSNEFLARMRKSKELPKSSQPAVGTFAQIYDELGADGSEIISIHMTGGMSGTVRSAESAASMTDAKVTVIDSKFISKALSFQVIEAAKMAKEGKSVAEIIERLETIRSNTRLTISIDTLENLIKGGRIGKMTGLIGSLLNIKPIAVLEDGVLHPVSKARSHSQIVKYVVNQFKQDMEGKQLTGIGIAHANNRELGDKIGKAIMELTGLQTITMDDTTPVISTHAGEGALAIMYYWD
- a CDS encoding DUF2535 family protein translates to MYGFRSAKLISSTFKYTIFYPFIYFVYNEDNRIKKRIDSLLLKSLEFKNYLGQKVMITDISVLLPDDPNYFMVHIRLKVFTEQVFKKNESIVIYSFKQYLATVLKWPVYRKLFAEDLINNA
- the tatC gene encoding twin-arginine translocase subunit TatC, whose amino-acid sequence is MEDKELNVIEHLDELRKRLIIVVVSFFLFFIIGFIFVEDVYKWFVKGLDVTLMVLGPSEIIWIYFMLASVIAVAATIPILALQIWLFVKPALRPHEIKATLAYIPALFILFVAGLAFGYFIIFPMIYQFLLDLGGDMFLTNFTAEKYFKFVFHMTIPFAVLFELPVVIMFLTSIGILNPYVLHKIRKYAYFVLVVIAVCITPPDFMSDFVVIVPLLLLYEISISLSKIVFKRRQKREAAAEAEYSQGEDMQ